In Streptomyces sp. NBC_00344, the genomic window CCGCTGCGGGACTGTGTGACGGGCCGATTCGAGGAGGTCGCTCCGGTGCACGTTTCGCTGGTCGCGCGGTCAGCGTCACTTCCCGGGCTGGTACTGGGCAGCGACGACCGGGCGGCACGTCGGCTTCGAGTCGTGGCTGGAGCGGGACCGGCTGCTGCTGATGGATTTCGACCCGAGCGTGGTGGGGATCGGCTCGCAGCCGTTCTGCACGCCTTCTTCCCTCGCGATACCATCCCTCCGCCACGCAACCCCGGGGACACCGACGCCGAGACACGACGGAGCCTGATCGCCCCCTACTTGCTCTACTGCTGAGGTTGGAATCGTGGCGTCTGAAGGGGGACATTCCTTGCTCAACGCGGTACGCCTCGGGCACGCAGTATCCATAACGCACCAGTGCTGGCAGCAGGTTGAGGCCGCAGACGACGCATGACAGGCTCATGCCCCGTGATCGATGATTTCGCGAAAGACTACCTACACAACGATCTGCGAGTGATTCGCGAGGCGATGCTCTGGAAGCTCGACGGGCTCGGCGAGTACGACATCCGCCGCCCCGTGACCTCGACGGGCACGAACCTTCTCGGCCTGGTCAAGCACCTGTCGATTTGGGAGTCCAGGTACTTCGGCGAGGTCTTCGACCGGCCGTTCCCCGAACCTCTGCCCCGGTGGGACGATGCCGGGGAACGAGGTGCGGACATGTGGGCGACCGAGCACGAGACGCGCGAGGAGATCGTCGACCGTTACCGTCGCGTCTGGGAGCACTCAGACGCGACGATCACCGCCCTCGCCATCGATTCTCCCGGCTACGTGCCCTGGTGGCCACGCCCCAACGTGAAACTGTTCAACATCCTGGTCCACATACTCACCGAGACCAGCCGGCACGCCGGACACGCCGACATCCTGCGCGAACAACTCGACAAGTCGACAGGCACAACAGCCCAGTACGCGGCTCCACAACGCGACGCGGCCTTTTGGGAAGCCCAGTGCGCAGAGATCGAGCGAGCCGCCAAAGCGGCCGTCACCAATCCCGATCACACTGGTCCCTACGACACCACGCTTTGAAGGTCAGCGGGCCCCATCGGTCCAGGCACCGACCTTTCGTCTCAACTAACCAAGTCCACCCGTCTCATCCAACCTAGTCCACGCAGGTCAGCGTCGCGTGGACGACTAGCTTCCTTGAGACAGGACATGCCCAGAGACGCGTTGCCGCATCGAGGTGGCATGCCTTCTGAGTGGTACGTCGTACGCGCGCCTTGTGACCCCCTGAGACCGGCCCTGTCCGTGCGGGTGCCTCCGGTCAGCACGGGTAGGGCCGCCAACTCCGCTCCCTATCAAATCCTGGGCTGGTCGGGCGCGTTCGGAGCGGCTACCCCATCTGCACAGCGAACCCCCTGATCAAGTCAACTGGAGGTTCGGGGCGTTGATCGTCTGCGTGTTCGACCTGTCGCAGCGTGTTAATCTGAACGGGACGCGGTAAAACGCGTCCACCCCCCTTTTCGAAGGGGGTAGAGACTCGATGAGCAGTCCTCCATCGAGACCCGCCAGATGTCTTCTGTACCGGGCCGTCGCCCCGGAAAACGAAGCGACGTGAGCTATGTCGTAAAGGCTGCACGACAGAACTCGACCAGGCCCCCTCCTTGTGGACGGGGGGCCTCTCAAGCCCGCCCGTTCAAAGGGGGGTCGGTCGAGTCTGTCTTGGCCGGTCCCCTCCTCCATTAGTCGAGGAAGAATAAGTGACCGGTAATCAGAAGAAACTGATCGCAGTTGCCTGCTGCGTGATCACGTCCCTGCTTCTCGCCGATGCCTGCAAGGACGTGACCGCCGCGCTTGGCGCATCGACACTCGCCAGCGTCTCTGCTGGCGGAGGGGCGTTCGGCTTGTCCTGCGGCCTGGGGCTGCTGGGCACCAGCCTGTTCACCTATACCGACAGTCCGCCGACGCCCCCCGGCCCGAATCAGCCGGGGGCGCCCACGACGTGACTACCGGATCGGACAGGCGCCGCTCGCACAGTTCACGTCCGTGGAGTCCTCGATCGAGGTCACCGAGGAGGAGTTGAACTCTTCCTCGGTGATCCGCTCCTATGGGCTCTGCGGGCGGGTCTGTCAGGCATCAGGGGCGTGCCCTTCAGGTCCGGCAGTCACGACTCGATGAACTTCATCGCCTCGTACTTCCCTCCGGAAGTTCACCGTGAACGAGACCGCGTTGTCCGCCCACTCGGCCTGGTACATGGGAAGGTGAGCGCCGAGTTGAGCACGATCTCGTCCGCCGACCCGCAGCGCAACTCGACCCCCGCCCGGCCTTCGGTGCCTCCCCGGCGTAGGGCCAAGCGATACCTCTCGCCCGAGGGTCCCGGTGGCTGTGATCAGGACCACGGACTCGCATGTCACCTGGAAGTTCGCGCGTTG contains:
- a CDS encoding DinB family protein, producing MIDDFAKDYLHNDLRVIREAMLWKLDGLGEYDIRRPVTSTGTNLLGLVKHLSIWESRYFGEVFDRPFPEPLPRWDDAGERGADMWATEHETREEIVDRYRRVWEHSDATITALAIDSPGYVPWWPRPNVKLFNILVHILTETSRHAGHADILREQLDKSTGTTAQYAAPQRDAAFWEAQCAEIERAAKAAVTNPDHTGPYDTTL